A stretch of DNA from Cottoperca gobio chromosome 18, fCotGob3.1, whole genome shotgun sequence:
GTGAGGGGGAGTCTATCAGCCCTAATACACGTTGGTCTATCGTGTATGCGATGAACgaaacttaattaaaaaaaacgcGATATTTAGAGTAAACTTCCTTTTTCTTAACAAATATACCCATTAGTTATACAACaaatatatagctatatataatCACCTAGATCCATTAATTCGGCAAACATAATGTACAAGAAGAAACAAGTATTTGGGAAGGAAATTCAACAATTTGGATCAATCTTCTAGTAATTCTTACAGTCTCCGTCCAGGCGCAATGGGGAAAACTGAATTAAACAAAGTCTAAAAGTTGGCAGATTATTGACAGTAAAATGCTGGCTGGTGAACCTCTCCCATGCCGATATTATCAGTGACTCCTAACTGTTAATTTAAGGTATCAAGACTTCCTCTACGACATCATGTGTGACTTTAAGCAAACAGTAAAGATAAAGAGGGGAAACTCTTTCCAAGTCTGGTACCGACGTACCAAAAGAATATAACACAGCATCTGATGGTTAGACAGCTGTATTCACATGCAGGTATTACTGAGCGACTGTGGTGAACTTCAGTGGGGGTTCAGACCCAAactccactcactcacctcctctgacACCGACGCTGGGCTGCAGTTTGGCCGATAAGATGACCAGCACTATCCCGATGATGAACCACTCTTTCCGGACCCTCGCCAAGAGGCCCATGTTTCAGCCCCGGGGTTCACCGTATCACCCCGCCCGGCCCTCGTCACACCCAGCCGGACCGAAGTTTCACAACTCTGCAGCTTCTCTGGAGCTTTTTTCTGTCACAAAATAGAAGCAGAACAAGCGGAGACACTTCCGGACACATGGGACACAGCAAGGCCTTAAAGACTGAAGGAGAGGCGCAGCACAGTTTTAAATTACCGTACTACTTGTAAAAGCAACGTGTACAATTATACCGTAAATAAACCATAAATAAGGTATTATAGGAAACAAAGgcacaatatgtttaaaaataaataataacacaaatataacaGTGTATTTGTAGACATTTTTAACCTATATAATGCTAATTAAATACAGTCTGTTAAAATACTTGAAATAatttaacatatatatgtatacaattatcttttttgcaaaaaaagacaacaacaaaatagAAGTATTAAAAATTCTACATTTTTCAATGTAATCTCAAGAAATGACATCGTAGAGCAGATTTTAAATAATGAGATCACAGATCATTTTATTCTAAAAGATTTTAATTCTGTAACAGTAAATAATCACCGGGTACAAACAATTTAAAGGGTGTCAGTCTGTAAAACGTCAGAGAAAGGGGATGTAATATGAATCCTGCCgtctttaaattgcttgttttttaCGATGAGCAGTCCGAAATCCTAAAATGTACAATctcataaaacaaagaaaatgcccctcatgtatttattatatcacTTCTGTGAACGTGGACATGTGTCCATGAACCCTTTGTGTTGGAGGTGTGTTTCCCCAGCATGATGACGTGATAAGGAGTCAGTACCAGCAGTCGCAGCGTCTGTAGAGTCAGTACCAAGTCCCTGACGTCCTCTCGTCTCTTTCCAGTCCACCAGTCGTCGCAGGGCGGCGGACGAGGTCGACGCCACGTCAGCGCTGTACCGGGCCCTCAGGGAGTGAGCGCGAGCACTGGCCACCAACACCTGACAGGAAGGATGGAGAAACTCAGACATGAGAGCACAGGTGTTCTGATCATGTGAAAAGTTCACTGAACTATAAATAGATCTTTTGATAGACTTCTATCATTATTCAGTGTCCATCTGATGTTACGCTTCTATTACATcttatttctgttatttctactattaacattttattttccatcttatttACCTTTAGTTAAGAGTGCGTTATAATATTTGCTCCTGTGACGTTAAATGTCGTCTGTAACGAGGGCAGTAATCTCTTCTTCTGCATCTGTCAGCTGTTCAGTGCATTGTATCCAGATTCAGAGAAGCGCCGCAACACGTGTAGACATTTGTACAGAAAGCATCATGATGGTGTGACAATGCAAGCAAGAGGAATAAACTGGGAAACGTCAAGCAGCTAGTCATTAATTGATAATTGACAACATAAATGAATAGAAGACACGCGATCACACTCCTCTCTGTCAGTCAGGAGGGAGTTAAAGGGATTCTCTTAAACAAACCAGTTTAATATCAGATCCACTTTCACTTTACATTTATCTCACGAGCAATAAGAGCTcctaattataatacattataaactcTGTGTTCTTGGCATTATATTGTTCTGCTGTTATTCAGCGTGTTGCAGcactttttatgtctttaatgttctttttcttttactgtgtTATGTTTCATGGTTTCTGCTTCCTGCAAACAGAGTTTCCTCTCGTGGGACAGAAAAGATCTGAAGTGATCTGAGAACAGACCTGAGCTTTCTGCAGCAGAGCCACGTCTCCCAGCTGACAGGCCACGTCATAACCCTGCAGGAAGTAGTCAGCGGCTCTGCTGTACTCACTCTACACAGGGAACACTTGATTTATCCTCAGGGAAATGTTTCATTGACTTTATTCAAAATGTCTCAAAAACATGCGTGAAAATTGTGTGAAAAATGTCCGAAATTGTAtgaaatagtgtgtgtgtgtgtgtgtgtatcatacCGTCGAAAAGTAGATTTTGCCCAGACACATGTTGGCGTCCGCCAGATTGTGTTGCAGCCCGTTGCTACCAGAGATGTCGGCTAACTTCTCCAGACACAGGAGAGTGTCATGCATGTTTCccttactgacacacacacacacacacacacacacacacacacacacacacacacacacacactaatgtatGTTGAAACGTATGCAGACCCAGATGTAAATAACCataaacacaaaagacacaaagtgtgtgtgtgtgtgtgtgtgtgtgtacttctcGTTAGATTTCGCCATAGCCTTGTAGGACTTCCCCAGTCCGTCTGCATCCTGCAGTGTGCTGCAAATCTGCATGCAAGTGTTGAAGTACTGCACACAAacagtttattattaaatataatatacatgtttCCCTCGACAAGGATCAGCTGTTCTTATGTTTCAACAAATCCCATCACAGTGAAtacgtgttgtgtgtgtctgaaggtCTGATGTCTTCTTCcgccattgttgtccaaaaacgaTTAAACACACATCACTGTTGCActacatgttccttcattaccatgaacacacacacacacacacacacacacacctgtctggcTGTGTCATGGTCTCCTGCACTCTGATAGGTCAGTCCTAGTTGATACAAGGCCTCCCATTCGATGTGTTTGTCTTCAGCTGGAACAGATGAAACAAATCTCTGCATTTAAGTGAAGTTATTTGTCTGTCCTGTTtgaaccacgtgtctctaaaaagtcaacttctCATGAGTTCCTCAAACAGTTTCCAgctttgtgacatcatcttccagctgatcaagaggctttttaaagatgtatttatCTGAGGAGAAACTTCTCATGAAGGAAACCTCATCACATCTGGAGACACATGTTGAACTGACAGGGAGGTCAAACTGTAACCTGATAGTAACCATCATCGCTGTCTACTTTCTACTTCCTTCTTCGTGTGAAGCCTCCAACACAAACTGTCTGTGGATGTTCTGTATCATCACCTCACGTATCCTGTTGGTGTGTATTCATACAGCTGTGTGTACCTACACTCAATAGCGATGCTGTAGCCCTTGTGGAGCAGCGTCAGGGCCTTGTTGTAGTTGGCGGCGTTCAGCGGAGCGTCGGCCAGCCGGCTGTAGACCCCCCACAGCGCCTTGCGAGCCCGGAGCCTCAGCGGCCGACCGGCTAAGTCCAGCAGGCTGCCGTCCTCCGCCTGCTGGATGCACAGCTCCGCCTGCAGCCTCGCCTGCTCCAGATCACCTGCAGGACATCACGTTGTTTTACTTACATTATTTCATCTCcttgttctctgtgtgtgtgtgtgtgtgtgtgtgtgtgtgtgtactgttcaCCTAGTTGCAGGTAGACCTCTGCCAAGCACGCCCGGGCCTCGGTGGCCGGTCTCGAGTGGCGTCCCAGCTCTCGGTCTGCACAGCTGTGGAGGAAGTACAAACTCAGCCAGACATCCTCCGGAGCCGAGAAGTACTGACCCAAAAACAGACGCTGGTCACACACCACCGTCCAggaacctacacacacacacacacacacacacacacacacacacacacacacacacacacacacacacacacactcacacacacacacaggtccagTAATATGTAAGATTAGCTGCCgacggatacacacacacactaattgtaatataataattaaatagaatggAGTGTGTACAGGTGCTCTCCGCCCGCTCGGCCAGGCTCAGGTGCAGCTTCATGGTCTCCAGTTTGTCCAGTTGTTCGTCCAGCGGAGTCTGAAGCCAAACTGAACCCGTTTCATCCACAGACCTCCGATCAGCATCAGAGCCCAGCAGGAAGAAGAGCTCCGAGAACGACctgagagggagggggagggagagagaggggggggtccACAGTCTTGTGTTTAGTCAGCATCttatttgaaagtaaaacagTGAAAttactaaaactaaactaattgACTGTATTTTGACCCTAAACCCTCAAAATGGAACTAAAATAAAACGTTGGGTTCTGCAGGGCGGGAAGAAGagttatgtttttaataataaaactggAGTTAATGGCCATTACAACATTTGATAACAGcttataaaaacattgttggTTTTTGATTGTTGGCTTAAGTTTGCATCTATAAAGCCTTTTAGAtttaatattgtacatattAAGTTTATGCCACTTCATACACATCCTTAGCGCTAACCTTATATTCCTGGCATTgggtacatttgttttttacaccttattaataatctttattgtctgtttgttttatttgcactaGTTATACAGTGTTGGACTCGTCCCTATGCTATACTACTTCTCAACAGTTTCCCGGGGATCGAGGAAGAGCATGAAATGAAGAACAGCGTGTAAACCTGTGAAAGCCTTGTTGAAGCAGCTCCACACAGATGTTCTGCTTCAGGCTGTTTCTGAACCTGGAGACATGAGCGAGAGGGAACTTCcatattatatttactttatagatattataggaggatgaagagcagacagagcagctttctttaaaatatcaaatcatCCACTTGGTGAACTCACAGAGAGATTTCTGCTTTGGAGATGATCGGAGCCACTTTATCTGACACAGATCCAATTTGGAGAAACTCCTtctcctgcttcatcctgctgagagagaaacacacacacacacacacacacacacacacacacacacacacacacacacacacacacacagacagacaatatTAATTGAATGTATATAATGGTGAAATAAATGCGGTACAATTCTGGTTCATCATTTGTTTGCAATATCTAAGAATTTGGAGGAATATAGATTTATTGGTTAcatattgtgtaaaatgtatctCAGAGCTGTTGTTACCTTTTACTGAAACATTtcccttcctgtgtgtgttatgtatttCTCAATCGTATACTGCAGCTGTACTACTAACCTGTACGGAGacattttcttctgtttgtcGCTGTTGGTGGTAAGTTGCTGCGTTACCGCTGCGTTCATCTTCACCTGAGAAACATATCGGTCTTATGGGGCTTATTATGTTATTACAGCTAATAATCATTTATTCTTATACAACTCTTAATATCACCTAAATGTAACTTACAGCTTGTGTTAACgatgttgttatatattagAACACATATGTAATATCTGCTGAAACAAAACTGTTGCTCAAGTaagatcaaaaataaaagtctgaggTGCTGCTTAAACTGGGACATTTTCTGAGCATTGATGAGGACCATGCGAATCAGCTGAAAGCTCAGGAAAATACCAATAGAGAAaagtacattcactcaagtactgtacaaatttgaggtacttgtactttgagTATTTCTAATTTTCTATTACttaatacttctactccactacatttcagaggcaaatattgtccTTTTTACTCCATTAAATGTATCTGATAACGTTAATTATTCTGCAGATTCtgtttaataatacatattataatcaataaaaagtgatctagttatatatatatatagtaatctATAAGTAAAATCatctccacctttaccagctgcaacattaaagtgatgaagacattaatgcatcaataattctGCAGAGAACTGTTTGTATttgaagtatattttgatgctaatacttctGTTCTTCTACTCGGGttatttgaatgcaggacttttacttttaaatgtcagtATTGGTacacactgtggtattgcttcTTTTACTTGAgttcaatttaattatttttatttatttaaaatgaacaatgaaatcaacattcaaaatgtaaatgcacCAGATTTATCTTAAAGGATAGTTTTCATCACCAGTCccttgttggtgttgttggtgttgttagGCATCCTAGAGTATttcaaataatacaatatgtacAATAGTTTAAAACATACTACATCGTGGTAAAAAGCATACACAGTAAATTATCgaagtacttcttccactactgGAAAATAACGAAAGTTAAAATggttttgtaatttatttaaatactatTTCTTCTCTCTTGCAGTGCTGTGGGTCGTGATGACAGCTAGctacagagctaacagctagctacagagctaacagctatcAGCTAGctacagagctaacagctaacagctagttAATGAAGCCTAAATGGGGATTATGGGCtcaaatcaatcaaaacaatgaaataaaaaagcgACAGCTCTTGAAAATCCCACAAAAAATAATAAGTGATATATAATCTTCACTGTAAAATATTTAGTTAATAGTAGAAGTGAAGCCAGTAAAGCTAACATGTAGcgagttagctagctaacgttaaacATTCACTAAATAACCGTTATTTCCGTTTTAAACTAAGTTTACaaaccttttcctttttttttttttaggaaacaTTTTCTAACAACAATACGCTCTGCAAAATAAGGTAAAACACTCGCAgacaataacataaatatataaacgaacTTACTTTTGCTGCTGAAACAAACGTTTGTGATCAGTTTTCACCGCTGCTGCTGAACGAGTTACGtcgtcaccatggcaacagggaCAGGCCGCGTTCCAACACTCACAGCCCTGCGGCCCCGTCCCATTCCGAAGTAACAGACGCGACGGATATCTTCAAATTCTCATTAAATTTCGTATTTTCTTTTACTAGAATCAGAAATACTGGCAACGTAAGGTACGTTACTGACTAGAAGTATATATTAACACAGAGGAATTATAAGAAATATAGAGAtaatatgtaaaaatgtgtgcactacaataacaataaatatggaaagatataaaaataaaggtaAATATTCGTGTACTGCAATATATAACAACACATatgtaaaaatagaaataagaaatatgtaaaaatgtatactacaataaagaacaacaaatgtggaaaaatagaaaaatgacttaaacaatcaaaatagttgctaaTAGAATTTCTGCTAaatgactaattgattaatcgactcagctttacatttgaaaagaaaagtactaaaaatgtcacattattatctgacatttttatttgtaataaaaagtacaatatttacctctgaaatgtagGGGAGTAAAGTAGAAAGTGgcataaaattaaaattaaaaacaagaaagtgaatatttcTTTTGATGTGTGTAAAgaaaaagttacaaaaaaagcaataaacatGCAAGAGTGAGACTTTAATAAAAGATAAGGACAACGCAATTGTCATGCATGAGAAATAAAAGATTTCCTGTTGAAGTACAAAGCTGTATTTGTTCTTCCAGATGTTGGAGATCCCACCACAGCTGGGATGGAAACTCAGCTCGGTGTTCGGTCTGTGGTGGTGAATGtgaattattttcttcaaaGAGTCGCAGACTTTCTAATAAAGTTTCATGTTCAGGGTGGAAATCAGCAGCAGCTGAGACACAGAGCCGTttcctgtgtgtgcagagtatCTGGGTTTCATTTGTTGTCAAACGAGactcttgtttcttcttcttcattagCTTCTAGTGTAATTTGTCAGCGCTTTTGAAGAGAGAAGcgaaaattaaatgtttttttacttctACTAGTAGACTAATAACATAAGAAGTCATAAAGTTGTGtctttttcaaattaaaagcttcTTTACAATTACAATATACATCCTTTTCATCTCTGCGGTAAACTCATGAAATAGTGAAGTAAAGAAACGtcattaatttatattattcttGGTTCCAAGCAAGCTTTTCGAGATAAGAGCGGCAGATTTACGACTcgaacattttcaaaacaaatacttttacagCTACCAGCCGACTTAAATGACACAATAACAGTTATTGGAAACATTCttagtataataatattatgaggTTTGAACTTTGATTTTAATACCAAGCTGCAGTGCGTGCAGAAATAACAACCCAGAATGCATTAGGAGGGAACTTCTCtctacaaaatacaaaataaaagcaatttagTTCAATCTCAGTAATCTTTTTCATAACACTAAGTAAGTAATAATGTGTTGTTCAGCACagattctaattattatttattgtatttgcacatttatttattgtaaagaaTTTTAAGCCAATCTGATCAAATTCAAGTTAGGGCATCACATTCATATTTACACTCTACTAATGCCAgctctcagctgtgtgtgtgtgtgtgtgtgtgtgtgtgtgtgtgtgtgtgtgtgtgtgtgtgtgtgtgtgtgtgtgtgtgtgtgtgtgtggcagagatCACATTATCTGCCTGCATGGCTGGAGTCACGTACAGCCTTCATCTGTTTATCTCCACGTTTActgcaacaaacaa
This window harbors:
- the ttc29 gene encoding tetratricopeptide repeat protein 29 isoform X2, which translates into the protein MNAAVTQQLTTNSDKQKKMSPYRMKQEKEFLQIGSVSDKVAPIISKAEISLFRNSLKQNICVELLQQGFHRSFSELFFLLGSDADRRSVDETGSVWLQTPLDEQLDKLETMKLHLSLAERAESTCSWTVVCDQRLFLGQYFSAPEDVWLSLYFLHSCADRELGRHSRPATEARACLAEVYLQLGDLEQARLQAELCIQQAEDGSLLDLAGRPLRLRARKALWGVYSRLADAPLNAANYNKALTLLHKGYSIAIESEDKHIEWEALYQLGLTYQSAGDHDTARQYFNTCMQICSTLQDADGLGKSYKAMAKSNENKGNMHDTLLCLEKLADISGSNGLQHNLADANMCLGKIYFSTSEYSRAADYFLQGYDVACQLGDVALLQKAQVLVASARAHSLRARYSADVASTSSAALRRLVDWKETRGRQGLGTDSTDAATAGTDSLSRHHAGETHLQHKGFMDTCPRSQK
- the ttc29 gene encoding tetratricopeptide repeat protein 29 isoform X1, producing MNAAVTQQLTTNSDKQKKMSPYSRMKQEKEFLQIGSVSDKVAPIISKAEISLFRNSLKQNICVELLQQGFHRSFSELFFLLGSDADRRSVDETGSVWLQTPLDEQLDKLETMKLHLSLAERAESTCSWTVVCDQRLFLGQYFSAPEDVWLSLYFLHSCADRELGRHSRPATEARACLAEVYLQLGDLEQARLQAELCIQQAEDGSLLDLAGRPLRLRARKALWGVYSRLADAPLNAANYNKALTLLHKGYSIAIESEDKHIEWEALYQLGLTYQSAGDHDTARQYFNTCMQICSTLQDADGLGKSYKAMAKSNENKGNMHDTLLCLEKLADISGSNGLQHNLADANMCLGKIYFSTSEYSRAADYFLQGYDVACQLGDVALLQKAQVLVASARAHSLRARYSADVASTSSAALRRLVDWKETRGRQGLGTDSTDAATAGTDSLSRHHAGETHLQHKGFMDTCPRSQK